One genomic region from Spiroplasma endosymbiont of Polydrusus cervinus encodes:
- a CDS encoding tRNA (adenosine(37)-N6)-threonylcarbamoyltransferase complex ATPase subunit type 1 TsaE, which yields MKIIVKDEIATKILAEKIAPFLQRNLCLLLEGPLAVGKTTFTKYLLQVLGVTESVTSLTFLIMQQYTTKDDIGVNHMDCYRLAGL from the coding sequence ATGAAAATAATTGTTAAAGATGAGATAGCAACAAAAATTTTAGCTGAAAAAATTGCACCATTTTTACAGCGTAATTTATGTTTATTATTAGAAGGCCCGTTAGCTGTTGGGAAGACGACTTTTACTAAATATTTATTACAAGTTTTAGGAGTAACTGAATCAGTTACTTCACTAACCTTTTTGATTATGCAGCAATATACAACAAAGGACGATATTGGTGTTAATCATATGGATTGTTATCGCTTAGCCGGATTATAA
- a CDS encoding DDE-type integrase/transposase/recombinase, with protein sequence MKENNIQAEYVKRMRRKILIKQNRNKNIIKYPDLVNRNFNDIKERFSILFTDVTYLIWNGKKHYQSIILDGYTKEIIDVKWSKFNNNKLVIDNLNDAINKIKKIKKDLNKITIHSDHGYQYISKDYNSKCLDNKIIISMGKNYHCADNIIIESFHSLLKKGTIHNKNYKSHNEYINDVKKWNKWYSNQKEKYIINESL encoded by the coding sequence ATGAAAGAAAATAATATTCAAGCTGAATATGTAAAGCGTATGCGTAGAAAAATATTAATAAAACAAAATAGAAATAAAAATATAATTAAATATCCTGATTTAGTAAATCGTAATTTTAATGATATTAAAGAAAGATTTTCAATTTTATTTACTGATGTAACTTATTTAATTTGAAATGGTAAAAAACATTATCAATCAATAATACTTGATGGATATACTAAAGAAATTATTGATGTAAAATGATCAAAATTTAATAATAACAAACTTGTAATTGATAATTTAAATGATGCAATTAATAAAATTAAAAAAATAAAAAAAGATTTAAATAAAATAACAATTCATTCAGATCACGGATATCAATATATATCTAAAGATTATAATAGTAAATGTTTAGATAACAAAATTATAATTTCAATGGGTAAAAATTATCATTGTGCAGACAACATTATTATTGAGAGTTTTCATTCATTACTTAAAAAAGGAACAATCCATAATAAAAATTATAAATCTCATAATGAATATATTAATGATGTTAAAAAATGAAATAAATGATATTCAAACCAAAAAGAAAAATATATAATAAATGAAAGTTTGTAA
- a CDS encoding NAD(P)/FAD-dependent oxidoreductase — MKDILIIGAGPVGLYAWSCSGMLGLSGYVIEGNDNPGGQPWELYPEKPLYDMPGFKEIKTKTFIENLMQQSETHTGQITYVGKTNLQSVTETKDGFTITLTTNQILTVKTILITSGNGVFTPIRLENLDPVQIYDNLWYAVKNPTLLANKKIVILGGGDSSVDWANHLVEDNISNDVTIVHRRELYRAKESSVQKLQKNKVKELKPYHVEAVDTNNNKITTLRIANKTIKETLTINADYFIVQYGAKVMPTMLQQFTLATTPMRKIIIQPNGQTSHPHIFAAGNSVYYEGKYYNMVTGFGEAINALYNITKIIHGQKYHPGYLSAV; from the coding sequence ATGAAAGATATTTTAATTATTGGGGCTGGCCCTGTTGGTTTGTATGCGTGAAGTTGCTCCGGGATGTTAGGATTAAGTGGTTATGTCATTGAAGGAAATGACAACCCTGGTGGTCAACCTTGAGAATTGTATCCTGAAAAACCACTATACGATATGCCTGGTTTTAAAGAAATTAAAACAAAAACTTTTATTGAAAATTTAATGCAACAATCTGAAACACACACCGGGCAAATAACATACGTTGGCAAAACTAATTTACAAAGTGTTACGGAAACAAAAGATGGGTTTACCATTACCCTAACAACAAACCAAATCCTCACTGTTAAAACAATTTTAATTACAAGTGGTAATGGTGTGTTCACCCCAATTCGCTTAGAGAATCTTGATCCTGTCCAAATATATGATAATTTATGATATGCTGTTAAAAATCCAACTCTGTTGGCAAACAAAAAGATTGTTATTCTAGGAGGTGGTGATAGCTCTGTGGACTGGGCAAATCATCTTGTTGAAGATAATATTAGTAATGATGTAACAATTGTTCATCGCCGTGAACTATACCGTGCAAAAGAAAGCAGTGTTCAAAAGTTACAAAAAAATAAAGTGAAGGAATTAAAACCTTATCATGTTGAAGCGGTTGACACAAATAATAATAAAATTACTACTTTAAGAATTGCCAACAAAACAATCAAGGAAACATTAACAATTAATGCTGATTATTTTATTGTTCAATATGGGGCAAAAGTTATGCCAACAATGTTACAACAATTTACATTAGCAACAACCCCAATGCGAAAAATCATTATTCAACCAAATGGTCAAACTAGTCATCCCCACATATTTGCCGCTGGAAATAGTGTCTATTATGAAGGGAAGTATTACAATATGGTAACTGGTTTTGGTGAAGCTATTAATGCACTCTATAATATTACTAAAATCATTCATGGGCAAAAATATCACCCTGGATATTTAAGTGCTGTATAA
- a CDS encoding NAD(P)/FAD-dependent oxidoreductase encodes MKDILIIGAGPVGLYAWSCSGMLGLSGYVIEGNDNPGGQPWELYPEKPLYDMPGFKEIKTKTFIENLMQQAETHTGQITYVGKTNLQSVTETKDGFTITLTTNQILTVKTILITSGNGVFTPIRLENLDPVQIYDNLWYAVKNPTLLANKKIVILGGGDSSVDWANHLVEDNISNDVTIVHRRELYRAKESSVQKLQKNKVKELKPYHVEAVDTNNNKITTLRISNKTIKETLTINADYFIVQYGAKVMPTMLQQFTLATTPMRKIIIQPNGQTSHPHIFAAGNSVYYEGKYYNMVTGFGEDINALYNITKIIHGQKYHPGYLSAVYCKTKS; translated from the coding sequence ATGAAAGATATTTTAATTATTGGGGCTGGCCCTGTTGGTTTGTATGCGTGAAGTTGCTCCGGGATGTTAGGATTAAGTGGTTATGTCATTGAAGGAAATGACAACCCTGGTGGTCAACCTTGAGAATTGTATCCTGAAAAACCACTATACGATATGCCTGGTTTTAAAGAAATTAAAACAAAAACTTTTATTGAAAATTTAATGCAACAAGCTGAAACACACACCGGGCAAATAACATACGTTGGCAAAACTAATTTACAAAGTGTTACGGAAACAAAAGATGGGTTTACCATTACCCTAACAACAAACCAAATCCTCACTGTTAAAACAATTTTAATTACAAGTGGTAATGGTGTGTTCACCCCAATTCGCTTAGAGAATCTTGATCCTGTCCAAATATATGATAATTTATGATATGCTGTTAAAAATCCAACTCTGTTGGCAAACAAAAAGATTGTTATTCTAGGAGGTGGTGATAGCTCTGTGGACTGGGCAAATCATCTTGTTGAAGATAATATTAGTAATGATGTAACAATTGTTCATCGCCGTGAACTATACCGTGCAAAAGAAAGCAGTGTTCAAAAGTTACAAAAAAATAAAGTGAAGGAATTAAAACCTTATCATGTTGAAGCGGTTGACACAAATAATAATAAAATTACTACTTTAAGAATTTCCAACAAAACAATCAAGGAAACATTAACAATTAATGCTGATTATTTTATTGTTCAATATGGGGCAAAAGTTATGCCAACAATGTTACAACAATTTACATTAGCAACAACCCCAATGCGAAAAATCATTATTCAACCAAATGGTCAAACTAGTCATCCCCACATATTTGCCGCTGGAAATAGTGTCTATTATGAAGGGAAGTATTACAATATGGTAACTGGTTTTGGTGAAGATATTAATGCACTCTATAATATTACTAAAATCATTCATGGGCAAAAATATCACCCTGGATATTTAAGTGCTGTATATTGTAAAACTAAATCATAA
- a CDS encoding lipoprotein, whose protein sequence is MKKIITILGTITLIGTSTASLVACNTPQYTEKELSDLKEKNNIKTKDGVLEWIAPQEKPFSQVDNKYYFVVWRGDKNAGWKIALFKFENTNVTNIDQYGKYIIQYSVKQGYNSGLMLVEKRNPGNVLIKRWEDDNKQEYFKSLYRWNNDSEPNIDVKNKLKSYLDL, encoded by the coding sequence ATGAAAAAAATAATAACTATTTTAGGAACAATCACTTTAATTGGAACAAGTACAGCAAGTTTAGTTGCTTGTAATACACCACAATATACAGAAAAAGAATTATCAGATTTAAAAGAAAAAAATAATATAAAAACAAAAGATGGGGTTTTAGAATGAATAGCACCACAAGAAAAACCATTTAGTCAAGTTGATAATAAATATTATTTTGTAGTATGGCGTGGTGATAAAAATGCTGGTTGAAAAATTGCTTTATTTAAATTTGAAAATACTAATGTCACAAATATTGATCAGTATGGTAAATACATTATTCAATATAGCGTTAAACAAGGATATAATTCTGGATTAATGTTGGTTGAAAAAAGAAATCCTGGAAATGTATTAATTAAAAGATGAGAAGATGATAATAAACAAGAATATTTTAAGTCTCTTTATCGTTGAAATAATGATAGTGAGCCAAATATAGATGTTAAAAATAAATTAAAAAGTTATTTAGATTTATAA
- the tsaB gene encoding tRNA (adenosine(37)-N6)-threonylcarbamoyltransferase complex dimerization subunit type 1 TsaB — protein sequence MLNLFIDTSTDFLILILEQDEKIIGQVHHNNARRHTETTLPIIMQLLSEHQLKLQDINNFYLTSGPGSYTGVRIPMTIVKTIKVINPAVKVYTINTLIYQAGLDNVISMLDARGGKHYFAVVSNGTEVIPSQVLDYETCLEITKQFPDYEFRCDLQAVDLGQNYLALKKHFRLVDDMTTLEPQYLKKDWS from the coding sequence ATGTTAAATCTATTTATTGATACTAGTACTGATTTCTTAATTTTAATTTTAGAACAAGACGAGAAAATTATTGGCCAAGTCCACCATAACAATGCTCGTCGTCATACTGAAACAACTTTACCAATCATTATGCAGTTATTAAGTGAACATCAATTAAAATTGCAAGATATTAATAATTTTTATTTAACGTCTGGGCCAGGTAGTTATACTGGTGTACGGATTCCAATGACAATTGTTAAAACTATTAAAGTAATTAATCCAGCGGTTAAAGTATATACGATTAATACTTTAATTTACCAAGCGGGGTTAGATAATGTTATTTCAATGCTTGATGCGCGGGGTGGAAAACATTATTTTGCGGTAGTTAGTAATGGAACAGAAGTAATTCCAAGTCAAGTGCTAGATTATGAAACGTGTCTTGAAATTACCAAACAATTTCCAGATTATGAATTTCGTTGTGATTTACAAGCTGTGGATTTAGGGCAAAATTATCTTGCTCTAAAAAAACATTTTCGTTTAGTTGACGATATGACAACCTTAGAACCACAATACTTGAAAAAGGACTGAAGTTAA
- a CDS encoding RluA family pseudouridine synthase, which translates to MEQKAVITLTVKANDVNQTIFNFIKKMFQITPLSVIYKLFRNKKIKVNNKVVKKRNYKLQLGDQILIFDKNLVVTERQQQTTILDAKLLPLQVVYEDKNILVVDKPHGVEMHSNFHVSLDAMVRNYLMQKQEYHPQDKQSFVISHVHRLDKLTRGLVLYAKNKITLDLLLTKINQKEYIEKNYLAKCEGIISEDDFILTGYLCKDEPNQKMGFTKISQPIAKAVSTHFIVQERLANATWLEGTLITGRKHQIRASLSYFHHPVVNDIKYGAKQITKAYMIALYATTLSFHNLPDHLAYLNEKVIKISENIIK; encoded by the coding sequence ATGGAACAAAAAGCAGTTATTACGTTAACAGTGAAAGCAAATGATGTTAATCAAACGATTTTTAATTTCATTAAAAAAATGTTTCAAATAACTCCTTTATCAGTTATTTACAAGTTATTCCGCAATAAAAAAATTAAGGTAAATAACAAAGTAGTAAAAAAGCGAAACTATAAACTGCAGTTAGGGGATCAAATTCTTATTTTCGATAAAAATTTAGTTGTCACAGAGCGCCAACAACAAACAACTATTCTTGATGCAAAATTATTACCATTACAAGTTGTTTATGAAGATAAAAACATTTTAGTGGTTGATAAACCCCATGGTGTTGAAATGCATTCTAATTTTCATGTTTCGTTAGATGCAATGGTTCGTAATTATTTAATGCAAAAACAAGAATATCATCCTCAGGATAAACAATCTTTTGTTATTTCACATGTCCATCGCTTAGATAAATTAACGCGTGGCTTAGTTCTATATGCTAAAAATAAAATTACTTTAGATTTATTATTAACAAAAATTAATCAAAAAGAATACATTGAGAAAAATTATTTAGCGAAATGTGAAGGGATTATTTCCGAAGATGACTTTATTTTAACGGGTTATTTGTGTAAAGATGAGCCTAATCAAAAAATGGGTTTTACTAAAATTTCCCAACCAATAGCAAAGGCAGTTAGCACGCATTTTATCGTTCAAGAGCGATTGGCAAATGCGACTTGATTAGAAGGAACATTAATAACTGGTCGGAAACATCAGATTCGAGCATCGTTAAGTTATTTCCATCATCCGGTTGTTAATGATATTAAATATGGGGCGAAACAAATAACAAAAGCTTATATGATTGCCTTATATGCAACAACATTAAGTTTCCATAACTTACCAGATCATTTAGCGTATTTAAATGAAAAGGTTATTAAAATCTCAGAAAATATTATAAAATAA
- the tsaE gene encoding tRNA (adenosine(37)-N6)-threonylcarbamoyltransferase complex ATPase subunit type 1 TsaE, producing the protein MKIIVKDEIATKILAEKIAPFLQCNLCLLLEGPLAVGKTTFTKYLLQVLGVTESVTSPTFLIMQQYTTKDDIGVNHMDCYRLAGLEQQEEWKIYFDYFPDRINIIEWPALISNQISSKYEIIKITIKVGNDQERLFTIKTNNPDLSAALGKEG; encoded by the coding sequence ATGAAAATAATTGTTAAAGATGAGATAGCAACAAAAATTTTAGCTGAAAAAATTGCACCATTTTTACAGTGTAATTTATGTTTATTATTAGAAGGCCCGTTAGCTGTTGGGAAGACGACTTTTACTAAATATTTATTACAAGTTTTAGGAGTAACTGAATCAGTTACTTCACCAACCTTTTTGATTATGCAGCAATATACAACAAAGGACGATATTGGTGTTAATCATATGGATTGTTATCGCTTAGCCGGATTAGAACAGCAAGAAGAATGGAAAATCTATTTTGACTATTTTCCCGATCGGATTAATATTATTGAATGACCAGCATTAATTAGTAACCAAATAAGTTCAAAGTATGAGATAATTAAAATTACCATTAAGGTAGGAAACGACCAAGAACGTCTTTTTACCATTAAAACTAATAATCCGGATTTATCAGCAGCATTAGGAAAAGAAGGATAA
- a CDS encoding RluA family pseudouridine synthase yields MEQKAVITLTVKANDVNQTIFNFIKKMFQITPLSVIYKLFRNKKIKVNNKVVKKRNYKLQLGDQILIFDKNLVVTERQQQTTILDAKLLPLQVVYEDENILVVDKPHGVEMHSNFHVSLDAMVRNYLMQKQEYHPQDKQSFVISHVHRLDKLTRGLVLYAKNKITLDLLLTKINQKEYIEKKYLAKCEGIISEDDFILTGYLCKDEPNQKMGFTKISQPIAKAVSTHFIVQERLANATWLEGTLITGRKHQIRASLSYFHHPVVNDVKYGAKQITKAYMIALYATTLSFHNLPDHLAYLNEKVIKISENIIK; encoded by the coding sequence ATGGAACAAAAAGCAGTTATTACGTTAACAGTGAAAGCAAATGATGTTAATCAAACGATTTTTAATTTCATTAAAAAAATGTTTCAAATAACTCCTTTATCAGTTATTTACAAGTTATTCCGCAATAAAAAAATTAAGGTAAATAACAAAGTAGTAAAAAAGCGAAACTATAAACTGCAGTTAGGGGATCAAATTCTTATTTTCGATAAAAATTTAGTTGTCACAGAGCGCCAACAACAAACAACTATTCTTGATGCAAAATTATTACCATTACAAGTTGTTTATGAAGATGAAAACATTTTAGTGGTTGATAAACCCCATGGTGTTGAAATGCATTCTAATTTTCATGTTTCGTTAGATGCAATGGTTCGTAATTATTTAATGCAAAAACAAGAATATCATCCTCAGGATAAACAATCTTTTGTTATTTCACATGTCCATCGCTTAGATAAATTAACGCGTGGCTTAGTTCTATATGCTAAAAATAAAATTACTTTAGATTTATTATTAACAAAAATTAATCAAAAAGAATACATTGAGAAAAAGTATTTAGCGAAATGTGAAGGGATTATTTCCGAAGATGACTTTATTTTAACGGGTTATTTGTGTAAAGATGAGCCTAATCAAAAAATGGGTTTTACTAAAATTTCCCAACCAATAGCAAAGGCAGTTAGCACGCATTTTATCGTTCAAGAGCGATTGGCAAATGCGACTTGATTAGAAGGAACATTAATAACTGGTCGGAAACATCAGATTCGAGCATCGTTAAGTTATTTCCATCATCCGGTTGTTAATGATGTTAAATATGGGGCGAAACAAATAACAAAAGCTTATATGATTGCCTTATATGCAACAACATTAAGTTTCCATAACTTACCAGATCATTTAGCGTATTTAAATGAAAAGGTTATTAAAATCTCAGAAAATATTATAAAATAA
- a CDS encoding transposase family protein has protein sequence MARKGQKFNKYTAYFRKMIVQEVKNNSISFIAKKYQINKKTVASWYENFKKGILNTNKGPKESFEKRDLNYYKVRYKLLKKLHDFYN, from the coding sequence ATGGCAAGAAAAGGACAAAAATTTAATAAATATACAGCATATTTTCGAAAAATGATAGTACAAGAGGTTAAAAATAATAGTATAAGTTTTATTGCAAAAAAATATCAAATTAATAAAAAAACTGTTGCTTCATGGTATGAAAATTTTAAGAAAGGAATTTTAAACACCAATAAAGGTCCAAAAGAATCATTTGAAAAAAGAGATTTAAACTATTACAAAGTTAGGTATAAATTACTAAAAAAGCTTCATGACTTTTACAATTAA